The DNA sequence GAAGGCTTGATTCCCAAGTCAGCAACCTGGGCTTGCCTTCCTGGAACACTAGTCAGACCCTCTTGGTTCTCTCTTCCTCCAGGTGCCTAGCTAATGTCTTGTCAGTGGTCCTCTCCTCACCTTGCTCATCTTTTCTCATTGTCCTGTGGATTTCCACCACCAAGTGTCCaatctggtttattttttatgcacTTATTTTAATGACTTGTTGATGTCCATCCAACCCTTATTAGAAGGGCACATTCACTACATACCTTTAGAATTCTCTCTGGTCCTTTATGGGAGTTGAGAACCAGTCTAATGCACATTGTCAAAAGAGGAAAATCCCCCCACCTGCCATGGGTATGGCGAGGgatgccaccccacccccacccccactcccacaaTGCTCCCAAGCAACAGAGTCAGGGGACCAGACCGCAGGGTTTATTGAAGTGCACACACCCATGCTCAGGCCAACATTCCTGCCTTTTGAGGGGAGGAGTCTTCTGATGTCTCCCAGACCTTCATATTCTGGGCAGTCAATGTCCTTCTCTCATTCTCGGCTAAGTGAGGAATTGGTGTTCAGGAACCAAGAAACAGGAAGGGAGAGAGACTCTGTGTGGTCCCAAGTTCCTGCCACTTGATTCTTGGTGTCCCAAATTTCCAGAGGCAGGAGGCAGTGCAGTGACCTCTAACCCTGGCTGGTGAGGAGGAGGGTTCAGTTCATCCCTGCCTCAGAGGACCTGGTGCCTGGCCCTGACAAAGCAGGgaataacattaaatataaataatttatacaaaatggCTCTCATACAAAAAGCTGTGGATTAGGGGAAAGAGATGCCTCTGTGAGAGGCTGAGATGActgaaaggggaaggggagggggaagagaccTCCCCTTCCCTGAAACAGCCCTCCATCCACCCAAGACCTGAGTGTGTGGAGGCTCTGAccaggcaggggaggggaaggCTGTGCCAACAGACCCTCAGGCAGCCAGGCTGGTGAGCAGGGTGGTGAATCGCAGGGCTCGCCCTGCCAGTTCTGCCACACACCGTGCCATCTCCTGGGCTGCAGGGCCTGAGGGATAGCCCAGGGCAGCCCCCTTAACAGCCAGCACAGTGGCCTGCAAAGCTTGGCCCAGCGCTGTACCTGCAGCCCCCACCTGTGTTCGCAGAGGGGCAGAGGCTGCCAGCCGACCCAGGGTGTCCCCAACGAATACTAGACGGTGAGCAGCCACCACAACCCGCTTGCTATGGGGCACGAAGAGACTTGGGGGCTGCTTGGCCTGGGTGCTGGACATCAGGGCTGCCACAGCCGCCTGTAGCGCTGAGTAGTGGCTCTGGCACTGCCCTGCATAGAAGTGCAGGAGCTGTAGGTCTCCGGTGGACAGAACCAGTGGTTCCCCTGGGGATGGGGCCTCCTGAGGGGCGAGAAGGGAGTCAGTGGGAACGTGCTCCTCAGTGTCActtcctcccttgctccttcTTCCTGAGAAAAATCCCTTCAACTCTCATCCCTGCTCATCAGAAAATTTAGATTGGCAGTGAAATGCCCAGACTCAGTGTGAGACAGCTCTGGATTCAAATAACCTCAAACCTGATTTCAAACAAGTCTCTGAACTTTTGTGGCttctaatttctaaaacaaaaagtataGGGCTGggcactccttggtttatatccaaagggcttaaaatcagcatactatggtgacacagccacatcaatatttaccgAAGCTCAATTTACaagagccaaactatggaaccaacttagatgccctttgacagatgaattgataaagaaaatgtggtatatatacacaatggaatattactcaaccataaagaataatgaaactatggcaattgccagtaaatggatggaactgaagaatatcatgctaagtgaagtaagtcaatctcaaaaaaaccaaaggccaaatgttttctctgatgtgcggatgctaattcacaataagggggggtgtttagggaagaataaaggtacCTAGgtttaggcagaggggagtgaagagagggtAGGGGGTCTGGGCATAGgaataatagtagaatgaattggacattattaccctatgtacatatatgattacagaaccagtgtgattctatatcatgaacaaccagaagaatgagaagttctgtatgatgtgtcaaaatgcatcctattgTCTTGTataactagaacaaattaaaaagagagagagagagagagaaagagagaggggaaagaaaaagtgtagagctggaggtgtagcttagtggtagagcacttgcttggtatgtatgaggccctgattctatccccaggaccacataaacacacatggaaaaaaaaaaaaaaagcaaacagggAGTCTAGTACTGCACTGTCCAATAAAAACATAATGTAAGTCACAtgtgaagttttaaatattttggtagccacattaaaaaagtaaaaagaaattggtatattttctctaattctaaAATCAAAAATGTTGTAGTTCCCATCTGTtatcaatatgaaaattattgAGTTATTTCCATAGTAAATCTTCAAAATCCAGtgtgcattttatatttatagcacATTTCAATTCAGACTAGCCACATCTTGTGGGTCTGGTAGCCACATGTGGTAACTGTATTGAAGATTATAGTTCTAGCATGTACCTAACAAGGCTGCAGAGAACGTTATtcgagaaaataaataaaaagggcttggcaCAGTGCACTCACACCCTAAGCTGTTATGAGCATCGACTATGACTGTGATTGATGTTGAAGCATGTGTGCCTAGCACAGGGTCTGGCACTTGGTAAATACCTGATAAATGGTTGCTATTGTGTTATGTCCATTCTAGACTGAGTCAAGGAAATATCTCACTTTCCTGAGGTCCAGAAAGACTTAAGTGATCGCTttgtgccccccacccccttcttaGTGGTGGAGCTGGGATTATGAGCCAGGTCTCTTAGGAGCCCAGGAATTCACAGTTGGAAGGAGCCTTAGAAGGAGCCACAGCCCAGAAACTCTTTCTGCTCCCTTGGCTGCCCGGCTTTCTGACTCCTCTCCAACAcattctttcccctctttctgAATTTCTAATATCCTCTTCCAAGTTCCAGCACCTTCCAGTTGAATTCTAACTCCTGTCTACTCTGTCCCTGCTTCATGTGAACTCTAACCTCATCCTAATCTATTTCCCTCTATAGTTTGGTTAAGAATACCCCTTCCCCCAAGTCTTCAGCCCTCCTTCACCAGCCCCCTTCTCTAGCACACCTCCAACAGGGGGTTACCTGCTGCTCAGGCAGTCCCTTCTCCTGCAGTTCAGGATCCTCTGGAAAGGCTTTATCCAGGGGCCTAGATCCCTGAGCTTTATCCATGCCCTGCAAAGGGGATCAGGTCTCAGTGCAGGAGTGGTGGCTTCCCCAGTCTCCCTTCCAGTCCCTTGACTCAGGAGGGAGCTCTGGTGGTCCCAGGCTGGGATTAAGCGGGGAGTGTGGCACTAGTACATGTGGTAAGGCCAAGAACATGTGGTAGGGTCCCTGGCCACAGGGTgaaggggcaggggagagaggaagaagggaggcagGGAAGTTCTTCCCCAAGCCTccacactcctcctcctcttggggCATTTCTGGGAGTGCCCCACTTGAAGGAGGAACTCACCTTCAAGTGAACATAGTCGTACTCCTCAGTCATTGGGATGCCTTCATACTCATTGTGGGATCCTGCTGGATCATCCTCCACTTCCCTGTCCTCTGGATTCCCCTCGACCTTGGGACCCCCAAAGCCAGgcaggcggggtgggggtggaggcagAGGCCGGTCCTGGATACTGCCTTTGCGGCctggagcaggagagggagccggAGAAGGGCTGGGAGCCTCAGGGACAGGCAGGGCAGGCAGAGGGCGCCGGGACAGACTCTCAGCAGAGGGCAGCCGAGGCCTGTGTGGTGGTGGAGGGCTTCTGGCCAGGAGCTGGGCCAGGGTGTCCAGCTCGTTGGAGGCCGAGTTTCCTGGGGGCTCTGGAGAAGGGGGTGCCTCGGGACCCAGCAGGGGCACATCATAGATGCCCTCATCAGTGTCCCCACTTTCCCCGTTGGCCAGCAGTTCTTCGGGTGCTTCATACAGGTTGAGGAGGGCTGATGCCCGTTTCAGGTTGGAGGGGGCAGCGTAGAGTGGGGGCCCTGGTTCCCGGCCCCCTTCCCACTCCAGATCTGGCTCTGGTTTTGGGGCTAGAGGTACATCATAGGGAGCTTCATCTTCCCCAGGGTGCTGCTGGGCAACCCGGGCCAGTGGATGAGAAAAGGAAGCTGGGGAGTCATAGGGGTCACTGGATTGAGCTCGGAAGGCAGTGGGGGGCACATCATAGACCTGGAGAGAGGGAACAGTGAGTCACCCTTCAGCTCAGCAATGGACCAGCCCTGAGGTTGTTTGTCCCTTACCCCAAATACATAGACCTTTAACCCTCACCTCCAAGGCATCTCTGGGAGTGGACAGTTGGGTCCCATTGCCTCTGGGGACCTTGTAGATGGAGTCAGGGGAGGGTGGGCAGGGTCCAGTCAGAGGTCCTGAGGCAGGACAGGGGCGAGCTGGGGGTGGTACCACATACACCTGGGAGATCAAGACAGGTGGGTGGGTCTGAAGGAGGGCGCTGGTGAACCATGTTAGACTTGGAGGAGCTTAGAAACCTGCCCTGCTGTGCTACCAACAGGGACACAGAGCTAAGGGGTGGCTCAGACTTTAGAGAGCACAGTGGGAGGAGAGCAGTGACCTGGGgggtctgcctgcctgcctgcaggCCCCAGGGGAGGACAAGGGGTCTCCAGGTTTGGGGCTTGGGGGACTTCAAGTCTCACCTCCTGTTCCTCATTGCTGTGCTCTAGGGTTGGGTGTGGTGAGCCAGGCTGGGCGGAGGGTGCCAGGGAGAGGCTAGGCTTGGGCGCTGGGCCAGCAGGAAGAAGCTTCACTCTGTTGGCAGGCACAATGCCCTGCTGGCCATGCAGGGAGCAGAGGCACCAGCCATCCAGTCCGCCAGCACCCTCCCTCTGCAGTACCCGTAGAACATCCCCTCTGCGGAAGGACAGCTCCTGGGGAGACTCGGCAGTGTTGTCGTACAGTGCCCGGGCCAGCTGGGCCTGGTGGGTGAGGAGAGTATAAGGCGAGGGTCTGTACACACCTATCTGGTCATGGGAAGCCTCTTTAGAGCTTCCCATTCCCTTTAACATTCTGACTCCTGACTCAGCACTGACAAGTCCCGTCTTGCCTCCAGCTTTATCACCTCTGTCCTCCTCTTCCATAACATTCTGACCTCAAGACCTTTGGACTTACTATTTTCCCTCCTCAGAATGCTCTTCCCCTGATTTCATCTGACTGGCCCTTTTTCATCCTTTAGTTTAGCTTAAATGTCTCCTCCTCCTTAATCACTGTTTGCCCCGTCCCATTCTCTGCATCATCTCTACCACTGTTTCCTTCATAATACCCaaagttatttgtctttttagtcatttcttttattattattagcaatTTCTCTCCTTACACTGTAAGCCCTTACTTCTTCCTAGTCCCTGTAATAGGGACTCGCCTGGAACTGGTCCTCAGTAcacatttgttgaattaatttctCCCAAAGCACATGAAGAGGTCTTGCTAAGGTTTCTCACGGAATCTCCttcactttccttcttttccctagTGGCTGCCCCTCACATGCAAAAGCTTAGATTAAGCAGCTGCAAAGACCCCTATTCTGAGGGAGACTGGAAAAAGCCCTGTTCAGACAGTGCCTAGGCAtgatatgaaagaaaacagaaaccaaagcAATTGTTTTGTTCTCAGTCTGAGCAAATAAGTTTCTACCAGAAGAGGCTGAGGTTACCATGGAGAAAAGTGTATATGCTCTAGTGTGTGCACAAGGAAGGGAGCTGGCAGGCCAATCAGGAATAAGCATCTATCTCATTTCCAGTCCTGTCTGGAGGGGGCATGTGAGCTTTTTACATTGGAGCCACATGCTCAGGTCAGACGCAGAAGCTAAGTGCAGATGATATTTCTTTCCACTGTGCAAG is a window from the Urocitellus parryii isolate mUroPar1 chromosome 6, mUroPar1.hap1, whole genome shotgun sequence genome containing:
- the Efs gene encoding embryonal Fyn-associated substrate, with protein sequence MAIATSAQLARALYDNTAESPQELSFRRGDVLRVLQREGAGGLDGWCLCSLHGQQGIVPANRVKLLPAGPAPKPSLSLAPSAQPGSPHPTLEHSNEEQEVYVVPPPARPCPASGPLTGPCPPSPDSIYKVPRGNGTQLSTPRDALEVYDVPPTAFRAQSSDPYDSPASFSHPLARVAQQHPGEDEAPYDVPLAPKPEPDLEWEGGREPGPPLYAAPSNLKRASALLNLYEAPEELLANGESGDTDEGIYDVPLLGPEAPPSPEPPGNSASNELDTLAQLLARSPPPPHRPRLPSAESLSRRPLPALPVPEAPSPSPAPSPAPGRKGSIQDRPLPPPPPRLPGFGGPKVEGNPEDREVEDDPAGSHNEYEGIPMTEEYDYVHLKGMDKAQGSRPLDKAFPEDPELQEKGLPEQQEAPSPGEPLVLSTGDLQLLHFYAGQCQSHYSALQAAVAALMSSTQAKQPPSLFVPHSKRVVVAAHRLVFVGDTLGRLAASAPLRTQVGAAGTALGQALQATVLAVKGAALGYPSGPAAQEMARCVAELAGRALRFTTLLTSLAA